One segment of Streptomyces sp. NBC_00102 DNA contains the following:
- a CDS encoding ROK family transcriptional regulator has product MNIQYRVLSLLRDNGPLSRAQLADRLEVPRPRLLGELDRMVAAGRVCEAGPAASRGGRRSTLVQLDPRVRFAAVDLGASSIDIEITDGALTPVASCSEPADIRSGPVAVLGRVSELLHELAAQGHYTRLDAIGIGLPGPVSFREGVPVSPPIMVGWNRFPVRDTLARAHSCPVVVDNDVNVMSLGEQHSGVARTVDHLLFVKIGSGIGSGMHHHGRIYRGAEGCAGDIGHIQLEADGPLCSCGNTGCLEAYFGGVALARDATEAAVSGRSPALAERLAEHGVLTPVDVAECANGGDSTSVGLVRAGGHRVGQVLATLVSFMNPSMIVIGGGLAGLGFPLLAEIRSVVYKRSLPLATGNLPIVMSGLGPRAGVVGAALLASELAYGETSVTGDAGIATAGR; this is encoded by the coding sequence GTGAACATCCAGTACCGCGTGCTGAGTCTCCTGCGTGACAACGGCCCGCTGTCCCGCGCCCAACTCGCGGACCGGCTGGAGGTTCCGCGCCCTCGGCTGCTCGGCGAACTCGACCGCATGGTCGCCGCGGGGCGGGTCTGCGAGGCGGGCCCGGCCGCTTCGCGCGGCGGGCGGCGCTCCACCCTCGTCCAGCTCGACCCCCGCGTACGGTTCGCCGCCGTCGATCTGGGCGCCAGCTCCATCGACATTGAGATCACCGACGGCGCGCTCACCCCGGTGGCCTCCTGCTCAGAGCCGGCGGACATCCGTTCGGGACCGGTGGCCGTGCTCGGGCGGGTCAGTGAACTCCTGCACGAGCTGGCCGCCCAGGGGCACTACACCCGGCTCGACGCCATCGGTATCGGGCTGCCGGGACCGGTCAGCTTCCGGGAGGGAGTCCCCGTCTCGCCGCCGATCATGGTGGGCTGGAACCGCTTCCCGGTACGCGACACCCTCGCCCGTGCGCACTCCTGCCCCGTCGTGGTCGACAACGACGTGAACGTGATGTCCCTCGGCGAGCAGCACAGCGGGGTCGCCAGAACGGTCGACCATCTGCTCTTCGTGAAGATCGGCAGCGGCATCGGTTCCGGAATGCACCACCACGGCCGCATCTACCGGGGTGCGGAGGGATGCGCCGGCGACATCGGGCACATCCAGCTGGAGGCGGACGGCCCCCTCTGCTCCTGCGGCAACACCGGCTGCCTGGAGGCCTACTTCGGCGGGGTGGCGCTGGCCAGGGACGCGACCGAGGCAGCGGTCTCCGGCCGCTCGCCCGCCCTGGCCGAACGCCTGGCCGAACACGGGGTTCTGACTCCCGTGGACGTGGCGGAGTGCGCGAACGGCGGAGACAGTACGAGCGTCGGCCTGGTCCGGGCGGGCGGTCACCGGGTCGGCCAGGTGCTCGCGACGCTGGTCAGCTTCATGAACCCGTCGATGATCGTGATCGGCGGCGGTCTGGCCGGGCTGGGCTTCCCCCTGCTCGCCGAGATCCGCAGCGTCGTGTACAAACGCTCGCTTCCCCTCGCCACCGGCAATCTGCCGATCGTCATGTCCGGGCTCGGCCCCCGCGCGGGGGTCGTGGGCGCCGCGCTGCTGGCGAGTGAACTCGCCTACGGCGAGACGTCGGTGACGGGGGACGCGGGGATCGCGACGGCGGGCCGGTAG